In a genomic window of Streptomyces sp. NBC_01231:
- a CDS encoding AbgT family transporter, whose translation MSASDTRTEEVQSTEPDEGGRGSRLLDLVERAGNALPHPFWLFWILCGVVALISWALNTSGLRVEDPSSGDLVGVRSALSVDAVRDLLTGAEESFVTFGPLGVVLMVMLGVAVAERSGLFEALARRMLSGLSPRTVVLGVALGGVLGKFLSDSAYVVLIPLGAVAFRAVGRSPMLGMIVAFVSINAAGDANPLIAPGDALFASVATEAAQLVDKGVVVRATDNMYFTTVSAFVLAGTIALVVDKILAKREHHLVPDADLEAAAAGQGAAAGVDDATELRALKLTGLAVLGYATLIVLAMLPASSPLRGEGGAIVESTFMNAIAVFLTVFFLLIGAVYGRLTGRIRGSRAIPEFMADGVRSIAPLLVLFFAVSQFLALFKWTNIATVVAVEGADFLKRMGAPTLVLFMLLIVAVALMNLVITSGSALWTLVAPALVPMLMLLGTNPATTMALYRIADSCTNSITPMSTSFMLCVGYLQTLRRKAGIGTLVSFTLPLAMIMLAVWVLLFFAWYLLGVPLGPGAPVR comes from the coding sequence ATGAGCGCATCCGACACCCGCACCGAGGAGGTGCAGTCCACCGAGCCCGACGAGGGGGGCCGTGGCTCCCGGCTCCTCGACCTGGTCGAGCGCGCGGGCAACGCGCTGCCGCATCCGTTCTGGCTGTTCTGGATCCTGTGCGGTGTCGTCGCCCTCATCAGCTGGGCGCTGAACACCTCGGGCCTGCGCGTCGAGGACCCCTCCTCGGGTGACCTGGTCGGCGTACGCAGCGCCCTGTCGGTGGACGCCGTACGGGACCTGCTCACCGGCGCCGAGGAGTCCTTCGTCACCTTCGGCCCGCTCGGCGTCGTGCTGATGGTGATGCTCGGTGTCGCGGTCGCGGAGCGTTCGGGGCTGTTCGAAGCACTGGCACGCCGCATGCTGTCGGGGCTGTCACCGCGCACCGTGGTGCTGGGCGTGGCGCTGGGCGGCGTGCTGGGGAAGTTCCTGTCCGACTCCGCGTACGTGGTCCTCATCCCGCTCGGGGCGGTGGCCTTCCGCGCCGTGGGCCGCTCCCCCATGCTCGGCATGATCGTCGCGTTCGTGTCCATCAACGCCGCGGGCGACGCCAATCCGCTGATCGCCCCTGGTGACGCGCTGTTCGCCTCCGTGGCCACCGAGGCCGCGCAGCTCGTCGACAAGGGTGTGGTGGTCCGCGCGACGGACAACATGTACTTCACGACCGTCTCGGCGTTCGTGCTGGCCGGCACCATCGCGCTGGTCGTGGACAAGATCCTCGCCAAGCGTGAGCACCACCTGGTCCCCGACGCGGACCTGGAGGCCGCCGCGGCGGGGCAGGGGGCGGCCGCCGGGGTCGACGACGCCACCGAGCTGCGGGCCCTCAAGCTGACCGGGCTGGCCGTGCTCGGCTACGCGACGCTGATCGTGCTCGCGATGCTGCCCGCCTCGTCACCGCTGCGCGGCGAGGGGGGCGCGATCGTGGAGTCGACCTTCATGAACGCCATCGCCGTCTTCCTCACCGTCTTCTTCCTGCTCATCGGCGCCGTGTACGGGCGGCTCACCGGGCGGATCAGGGGGAGCCGCGCGATACCGGAGTTCATGGCGGACGGAGTGCGCTCCATCGCCCCGCTGCTGGTGCTCTTCTTCGCCGTGTCGCAGTTCCTCGCCCTGTTCAAGTGGACCAACATCGCCACGGTCGTCGCGGTCGAGGGCGCGGACTTCCTCAAGCGGATGGGCGCGCCCACGCTGGTGCTGTTCATGCTGTTGATCGTCGCGGTCGCGCTGATGAACCTCGTCATCACCTCCGGTTCCGCCCTGTGGACCCTGGTCGCCCCGGCCCTGGTGCCGATGCTGATGCTGCTCGGCACCAACCCGGCCACCACCATGGCGCTCTACCGCATCGCCGACTCCTGCACCAACTCCATCACCCCGATGAGCACCTCGTTCATGCTCTGTGTCGGCTACCTCCAGACCCTCCGCCGCAAGGCCGGCATCGGCACCCTGGTCTCCTTCACCCTCCCCCTCGCCATGATCATGCTGGCGGTCTGGGTGCTGCTGTTCTTCGCCTGGTACCTGCTGGGCGTCCCCCTCGGTCCGGGCGCGCCCGTGCGGTGA
- a CDS encoding DUF5937 family protein translates to MSIVLDLGGLGPADLVAGPSALSELMASLHVLAEPEHHPEATDWTARAAAAGPALHDELSVFAPLWARYRCRLFFPRTVPLATSLDEELAAIAALTAEDFLDLVAPGVLGTNTQLVPPARELRAGTVAAEDYARRCLRRSYARGELARQLVAAPLELRDRLLAVLRAADTAFFAEDWRTLRTPLEDHAREVRRRLAALPLGVSPAGVPRSLARETPRGTSAGETPLSLRSPADVLAALLPTAARVGPGERVRLDKLQIDEVKVAPRPLVLVPSARVWPHLTVKNEYPSCVVVQYAVRGATPAEQLTLRDLHHRLMALTSPARMELCRHLLGEPITTSELAARLGSSEPQVSRALRTLRDAGLVRSTRDGKLVRHRLATDVIQRLGRDVLATVAR, encoded by the coding sequence GTGAGCATCGTCCTCGACCTCGGAGGGCTTGGCCCCGCGGATCTCGTGGCCGGGCCCTCCGCGCTGTCGGAACTGATGGCGAGCCTGCACGTGCTCGCCGAACCCGAGCACCACCCGGAGGCCACCGACTGGACGGCCCGCGCCGCCGCGGCGGGACCCGCGCTGCACGACGAGTTGTCCGTGTTCGCCCCTCTGTGGGCCCGCTACCGCTGCCGCCTGTTCTTCCCCCGTACGGTGCCGCTCGCGACGAGCCTGGACGAGGAGTTGGCGGCCATCGCGGCGCTGACGGCCGAGGACTTCCTCGACCTGGTGGCGCCCGGGGTCCTCGGCACCAACACGCAGCTCGTGCCGCCGGCCCGGGAGCTGCGCGCGGGCACCGTCGCCGCGGAGGACTACGCGCGCCGCTGCCTGCGCCGCTCCTACGCCCGCGGTGAGCTGGCGCGACAGCTGGTGGCGGCACCGCTGGAGCTGCGGGACCGGCTGCTGGCGGTGCTGCGGGCCGCCGACACCGCGTTCTTCGCCGAGGACTGGCGCACCCTGCGCACGCCCCTGGAGGACCACGCGCGGGAGGTACGTCGCCGGCTGGCGGCCCTCCCCCTGGGGGTCTCCCCGGCCGGAGTCCCCCGGTCTCTGGCCCGGGAGACCCCCAGGGGGACGTCGGCCGGGGAAACCCCCCTCTCGCTTCGCTCGCCCGCGGATGTGCTCGCCGCGCTGCTGCCGACCGCGGCCCGGGTCGGGCCGGGGGAACGGGTCCGGCTGGACAAGCTACAGATCGACGAGGTGAAGGTGGCCCCGCGCCCCCTCGTTCTGGTCCCGTCCGCCCGGGTGTGGCCGCATCTGACGGTCAAGAACGAGTACCCGTCGTGCGTGGTGGTGCAGTACGCGGTGCGCGGCGCCACCCCGGCCGAGCAGCTGACCCTGCGGGATCTGCACCACCGGCTGATGGCGCTGACCTCGCCTGCCCGGATGGAGCTGTGCCGTCATCTGCTGGGCGAGCCCATCACCACCTCGGAGCTCGCCGCCCGACTCGGCTCCAGCGAGCCACAGGTCTCCCGCGCCCTGCGCACCCTGCGCGACGCGGGCCTGGTGCGCTCCACCCGGGACGGCAAACTGGTGCGGCACCGGCTCGCCACGGACGTCATCCAGCGGCTGGGCCGCGATGTCCTCGCCACCGTGGCTCGGTGA
- a CDS encoding SDR family oxidoreductase, translating to MDINNSVALVTGANRGLGRAFAQRLLERGARTVYATARRPETVDLPGVEVLPLDITDPASVRAAAEAAPDVSLLINNAGISTGTDLVTGSLDVVRHELETNMFGHLGMIREFAPALARNSGGAIVNVLSAMSWFGGKGANAYHLTKAAAWAMTNGVRLELAEQGTLVTAVHLGLADTDMAAGWPVDKIAPSDLADAALDGVEAGSAEVLADQWSRDVKSRLPLAPEELNAAMDRALAVLMTA from the coding sequence ATGGATATCAACAACTCCGTCGCCCTTGTCACCGGAGCCAACCGCGGCCTGGGCCGCGCCTTCGCCCAGCGCCTGCTCGAACGGGGCGCCCGCACGGTCTACGCTACGGCCCGCCGACCGGAGACCGTGGACCTGCCCGGGGTCGAGGTGCTGCCCCTCGACATCACCGATCCCGCATCCGTGAGGGCCGCCGCCGAGGCCGCCCCGGACGTCTCGCTACTCATCAACAACGCGGGAATCAGTACGGGGACCGACCTGGTGACCGGTTCGCTGGACGTGGTGCGGCACGAGCTGGAGACCAACATGTTCGGCCACCTGGGAATGATCCGGGAGTTCGCGCCGGCGCTCGCCAGGAACAGCGGGGGCGCGATCGTCAACGTCCTCTCCGCCATGTCGTGGTTCGGGGGCAAGGGCGCCAATGCCTACCACCTGACCAAGGCCGCCGCCTGGGCCATGACCAACGGCGTCCGCCTGGAGCTCGCCGAGCAGGGCACGCTCGTCACAGCGGTACACCTCGGCCTGGCCGACACCGACATGGCCGCGGGCTGGCCCGTGGACAAGATCGCTCCGTCGGACCTGGCCGACGCGGCGCTCGACGGTGTCGAGGCGGGCTCCGCCGAGGTCCTCGCCGACCAGTGGAGTCGGGACGTCAAGTCCCGTCTGCCGCTGGCTCCGGAAGAGCTCAACGCCGCAATGGACCGCGCCCTGGCGGTGCTGATGACGGCCTGA
- a CDS encoding MerR family DNA-binding transcriptional regulator, with amino-acid sequence MTVTVAATERLIRIGEVARGAGVSVRAVRYYEQQGLLIAERSPSGQRLYRQDAIPLVRFFQEMFAAGLTSRRISELLPCWDAGHTDAEQRAMLRAERERIQAKIDDLQATLDHLDEVIAITDTHP; translated from the coding sequence ATGACTGTCACAGTGGCCGCGACCGAGCGGTTGATCCGCATCGGCGAGGTGGCACGGGGTGCCGGCGTCTCGGTGCGCGCCGTGCGCTACTACGAGCAGCAAGGGCTGCTCATCGCGGAGCGCAGCCCGTCCGGCCAGCGCCTGTACCGGCAGGACGCCATCCCCCTGGTCCGCTTCTTCCAGGAGATGTTCGCCGCCGGCCTCACCAGCCGAAGGATCTCCGAACTCCTTCCGTGCTGGGACGCCGGGCACACCGACGCCGAGCAACGAGCCATGCTGCGAGCCGAGCGCGAGCGCATCCAGGCCAAGATCGACGACCTGCAGGCCACCCTGGACCACCTCGACGAGGTCATCGCCATCACGGACACGCACCCGTAG
- a CDS encoding SHOCT domain-containing protein, producing the protein MGSTVNLAYDYPVLGAFWTVMWIFLWILWIFLLFRVVVDIFRDDSLSGWAKTGWLVFTIVLPFLGVFVYVIARGKDMGRREQEHTRAKLEETDRYVRESVGATGPASEADQLAKLSEIRARGDISDEEFRRAKEKVLHS; encoded by the coding sequence ATGGGCAGCACTGTGAACCTGGCCTACGACTACCCGGTCCTCGGAGCCTTCTGGACGGTCATGTGGATCTTCCTGTGGATCCTGTGGATCTTCCTGCTCTTCCGCGTCGTCGTCGACATCTTCCGCGACGACTCCCTGAGCGGCTGGGCCAAGACGGGATGGCTGGTCTTCACGATCGTCCTCCCCTTCCTGGGCGTCTTCGTCTACGTCATCGCCCGGGGCAAGGACATGGGCAGGCGTGAACAGGAGCACACCAGGGCCAAGTTGGAAGAGACGGACCGCTACGTCCGCGAGTCCGTCGGCGCCACCGGCCCCGCCAGCGAGGCGGACCAACTCGCCAAGCTCTCGGAGATCCGGGCCCGCGGCGACATCTCCGACGAGGAGTTCCGCCGGGCAAAGGAGAAGGTCCTCCATTCGTAA
- a CDS encoding TetR/AcrR family transcriptional regulator — protein sequence MRDRIYTSALSLFAEHGHERTTIDQIPEHADVARGTFFNYFQRKEDLVTAWAEARKRRLELCREESMKSQNDDVTVHLERCMAALAEFNESEREVTAAMLQAWVKAGQATPRGALRGPGLRQRHRKPGASAGRSPSTSIR from the coding sequence GTGCGGGACCGCATCTACACATCTGCCCTGTCCCTCTTCGCCGAGCATGGTCACGAGCGCACCACGATCGACCAGATCCCCGAGCACGCCGACGTGGCCCGGGGCACCTTCTTCAACTACTTCCAGCGCAAGGAAGACCTGGTCACCGCTTGGGCCGAGGCCCGGAAGCGGCGCCTGGAGCTCTGCAGGGAAGAGTCGATGAAGTCGCAGAACGACGACGTGACGGTGCACCTGGAGAGGTGCATGGCGGCACTGGCGGAGTTCAACGAGTCCGAGCGTGAGGTCACCGCCGCCATGCTCCAGGCCTGGGTGAAGGCCGGCCAGGCCACTCCTCGAGGAGCCCTACGCGGGCCAGGTCTTCGCCAACGTCATCGAAAGCCGGGCGCCAGCGCGGGGAGGTCACCTTCGACATCGATCCGATGA
- a CDS encoding MarR family transcriptional regulator: protein MTAALRRIQSLPSWLVGRVAARARGLVAGALAAEGLRLMHHAVLAATAEYGPVAQAELGRRLAVDPKDMVGILNDLQQAGLVLRTPDPADRRKNAITATPDGMAVLTRCAALAEAANAELLAPLTPDEQKQLVTLLARVHEAP from the coding sequence ATGACCGCAGCCCTCCGGCGCATCCAGTCCCTGCCGAGCTGGCTCGTCGGACGCGTCGCGGCGCGCGCCCGCGGCCTGGTCGCCGGCGCGCTCGCCGCGGAAGGGCTGAGGCTCATGCATCACGCGGTGCTGGCCGCGACCGCCGAGTACGGGCCGGTCGCCCAGGCCGAGCTGGGGCGTCGGCTCGCCGTAGACCCCAAGGACATGGTCGGCATCCTCAACGACCTCCAACAGGCGGGACTCGTTCTGCGCACCCCGGACCCCGCCGACCGCCGCAAGAACGCCATCACGGCCACCCCAGACGGCATGGCCGTCCTCACCCGGTGCGCGGCCCTGGCCGAAGCAGCCAACGCCGAGTTGCTGGCACCGCTCACCCCAGACGAGCAGAAACAGCTGGTGACCCTCCTGGCCCGCGTCCACGAGGCGCCATGA
- a CDS encoding zinc-binding dehydrogenase, protein MLRIRHEVDGGPGALVAEETDRPEPGAGEALIRTSAVGVTLPAVRKVRDARDPISLAGEVAGEIVALGEGVAAFGVGDRVTGLCFADAYAEFAVLNTAMTSRIPDGASDVEAVALVRSGMVARGAYEAARVDPGESVLVTAAASAVGTLALQYAKARGAGRVVAAVSSTDKADFVRSLGADEVVVYEDVDRGAPYDVILDGVGGELLGPAVRALATGGRLVAFSSGGGTVEAYELLVRGASMIGFQMRAIAVGKPELYDRWLRELWQLHEEGTLRTAVHEEIPLAEAARAHALIEQRRNLGKVVLVADGGATPSSGRCDGDGSSGRG, encoded by the coding sequence GTGCTGCGCATTCGCCATGAGGTCGACGGAGGGCCCGGCGCGCTGGTCGCCGAGGAAACCGACCGACCCGAGCCGGGAGCCGGGGAGGCGCTGATCCGGACCAGTGCGGTCGGGGTGACACTGCCCGCTGTGCGCAAGGTCCGGGATGCCAGGGACCCGATCTCGCTTGCGGGCGAAGTCGCCGGGGAGATCGTCGCCCTCGGCGAGGGGGTCGCCGCCTTCGGCGTCGGAGACCGTGTCACTGGGCTGTGCTTCGCCGACGCCTACGCCGAGTTCGCGGTCCTGAACACCGCGATGACCTCCCGGATCCCTGACGGCGCGAGTGACGTGGAGGCGGTGGCACTGGTCCGCAGCGGGATGGTGGCGCGCGGCGCCTACGAGGCTGCGCGCGTGGACCCTGGCGAGTCGGTCCTGGTAACGGCGGCGGCGAGTGCGGTGGGCACGCTCGCCCTCCAGTACGCCAAGGCCCGTGGGGCTGGACGCGTCGTCGCCGCTGTCAGCAGCACCGACAAGGCCGACTTCGTACGGAGCTTGGGCGCCGACGAGGTCGTTGTGTACGAGGACGTCGACCGGGGCGCACCGTACGACGTGATCCTCGATGGAGTCGGCGGCGAGCTGCTCGGCCCCGCCGTGCGGGCCCTGGCCACGGGCGGCCGGCTGGTGGCCTTCAGCTCCGGCGGGGGCACGGTGGAGGCATACGAACTCCTGGTCCGCGGCGCTTCGATGATCGGCTTCCAGATGCGTGCCATCGCCGTCGGCAAGCCCGAACTGTACGACCGCTGGCTGCGCGAACTCTGGCAGCTGCACGAGGAGGGCACCCTGCGCACGGCCGTGCACGAGGAGATCCCCCTCGCCGAAGCCGCCCGAGCCCACGCCCTCATCGAACAGCGCCGCAACCTCGGCAAGGTCGTCCTTGTCGCAGACGGCGGTGCAACTCCCTCGTCCGGTCGGTGTGATGGGGATGGTTCGAGTGGGCGAGGGTGA
- a CDS encoding alpha-galactosidase, which translates to MTSAVGTVERSRIWAHPALGLHAVVDAGGSVRLGAPGQDWACLVPLVEATVTGHGRMWSGERFIETAVGDRLAYRGHETVQDGSLERTTIRLADPVTGLAAEVTLEASSGAGFLRARVRLVNEGTTALRLESVTTLTLGGISDADGGLDGLTLHWADNDWLAECRWRQAAFRDRVVPLSRSAHGHEGRGCFERYSQGSWSTGRHLPVAALTDRDGRAWLWQIESSAGWRFETGEREGAAYVALFGPDDAHHQWHHTLAPGQEFHTVPAALVRTEAGGLDAAFGTLTDYRRSIRRDHPDHRTLPVIYNDYMNTLMGDPTTERLLPLIEAAGTAGAEIFVIDAGWYDDDAQGWWDAVGAWDAAPNRFPGGIQEVLDAIGRHGMTPGLWLEPEVVGVRSPLAHTLPPEAFFQRGGVRVTEHGRHHLDLRHPAARAHLDAVVDRLVGEWGVGYLKLDYNINVGAGTEGVVGAEGVRGAEGVVGAEGVRGADGVPGAEGVGGTGSGVGTGSGLGTDVGLGSAGAGLLGHHRAHLDWMNSLLDRHPHLVLENCGSGGLRMDYAQLAVAQLQSTSDQQDPLRYPPIAAAAATAATPEQAAVWAYPQPDQSLDEIAFTLTGALLGRVHLSGFLNLMSGEQFDLVRSAISVYKDIRPEIGEAHPFWPLGLPSWEDTWIAHGLRGEESTFLMIWRRDLGGNLGVGHGGDGAVLSGPDQNGPADTTRTLTIPHLSGVHVHPTVLHPTTADTTGEWNPADGNLTVSLPRANTAVLLRLSAGSPD; encoded by the coding sequence TTGACCAGTGCCGTAGGAACAGTCGAGAGGTCCCGTATCTGGGCGCACCCGGCGCTCGGGCTGCACGCCGTCGTGGACGCCGGCGGTTCGGTGAGGCTGGGAGCGCCCGGCCAGGACTGGGCCTGTCTGGTGCCCCTCGTCGAGGCCACCGTCACCGGTCACGGGCGCATGTGGTCGGGGGAGCGCTTCATCGAGACGGCCGTCGGCGACCGCCTGGCCTACCGCGGCCATGAGACGGTCCAGGACGGAAGCCTGGAGCGTACGACGATCCGGCTGGCGGACCCGGTGACCGGCCTGGCCGCCGAGGTCACCCTGGAGGCGAGCTCCGGCGCGGGCTTCCTGCGCGCGCGGGTACGTCTGGTCAACGAGGGCACCACCGCGCTCCGGCTGGAGAGCGTGACGACCCTGACCCTCGGCGGCATCTCCGACGCCGACGGCGGCCTCGACGGCCTGACCCTGCACTGGGCGGACAACGACTGGCTGGCCGAGTGCCGCTGGCGCCAGGCCGCGTTCCGCGACCGGGTCGTCCCGCTGAGCCGGTCCGCTCACGGTCACGAGGGACGCGGGTGCTTCGAGCGTTACTCGCAGGGCAGTTGGTCCACCGGCCGCCATCTCCCCGTCGCCGCCCTCACGGACCGGGACGGCCGCGCCTGGCTCTGGCAGATCGAGTCCAGCGCGGGCTGGCGCTTCGAGACCGGCGAACGCGAGGGAGCGGCGTACGTCGCTCTGTTCGGCCCCGACGACGCCCACCACCAGTGGCACCACACCCTCGCCCCCGGCCAGGAGTTCCACACGGTCCCCGCCGCCCTCGTCCGGACCGAGGCCGGGGGCCTGGACGCCGCCTTCGGGACCCTCACGGACTATCGCCGGAGCATCCGCCGCGACCACCCCGACCACCGCACCCTCCCGGTGATCTACAACGACTACATGAACACCCTCATGGGTGACCCCACCACCGAACGGCTCCTGCCCCTCATCGAGGCGGCGGGGACGGCCGGCGCCGAGATCTTCGTCATCGACGCGGGCTGGTACGACGACGACGCGCAGGGCTGGTGGGACGCCGTCGGCGCGTGGGACGCCGCCCCCAACCGCTTTCCCGGCGGCATACAGGAGGTCCTGGACGCCATCGGACGGCACGGCATGACCCCGGGCCTCTGGCTCGAACCCGAAGTCGTCGGCGTACGCAGCCCCTTGGCCCACACCCTGCCGCCCGAGGCGTTCTTCCAACGCGGCGGCGTACGCGTCACGGAACACGGCCGGCACCACCTGGACCTGCGCCACCCGGCCGCCCGCGCCCACCTCGACGCGGTCGTGGACCGGCTGGTCGGCGAGTGGGGCGTCGGGTACCTGAAGCTCGACTACAACATCAACGTCGGGGCTGGTACGGAGGGGGTTGTGGGTGCGGAGGGCGTTCGCGGTGCTGAGGGGGTTGTCGGTGCGGAGGGCGTTCGCGGTGCGGACGGAGTTCCCGGTGCTGAGGGGGTCGGCGGTACGGGGAGTGGCGTCGGTACGGGTAGTGGCCTCGGTACGGATGTGGGCCTCGGAAGCGCGGGTGCCGGCCTGCTCGGGCACCACCGTGCCCACCTCGACTGGATGAACTCGCTCCTCGACCGCCACCCCCACCTCGTCCTGGAGAACTGCGGCTCCGGCGGCCTGCGCATGGACTACGCCCAACTGGCCGTGGCCCAGCTGCAGTCGACCAGCGACCAGCAGGACCCCCTGCGCTACCCGCCCATCGCCGCCGCGGCCGCCACCGCGGCGACGCCCGAGCAGGCCGCCGTGTGGGCCTACCCCCAGCCGGACCAGAGCCTCGACGAGATCGCCTTCACCCTCACCGGCGCACTGCTCGGCCGCGTCCACCTCTCCGGTTTCCTCAACCTCATGAGCGGCGAACAGTTCGACCTCGTCCGCTCGGCGATCTCCGTCTACAAGGACATCCGGCCGGAGATCGGCGAAGCGCACCCGTTCTGGCCGCTGGGCCTGCCTTCCTGGGAGGACACCTGGATCGCCCACGGCCTGCGGGGCGAGGAGTCCACGTTCCTCATGATCTGGAGACGGGACCTGGGCGGGAACCTGGGCGTGGGCCATGGCGGCGACGGGGCCGTCCTGAGCGGCCCCGACCAGAACGGGCCCGCCGACACCACCCGCACACTCACCATCCCGCACCTGAGTGGCGTACACGTCCACCCCACGGTGCTCCACCCCACGACCGCCGACACCACCGGGGAGTGGAACCCGGCCGACGGAAACCTCACCGTCTCCCTGCCACGCGCCAACACCGCCGTCCTCCTCCGGCTGAGCGCCGGTTCGCCGGACTGA
- a CDS encoding LacI family transcriptional regulator, producing the protein MHVTGHTSSGGHCGPQQGPQKAASIRDVAQAAGVSYQTVSRVINGHPNVREETRKRVDAAIQALGFRRNATAFALASGVTRSVTVLTSNTVLYGYAATLQGLEEASRAAGYALGVRVVTPEDDLDRTIAAAADTGGGVVVIGFDRLGAAALDHVPAHVPCAAVVEAPPPGRTPDRPAVWADDREAARAATEHLLTLGHETVHYVAIPASTGTRHLAGPRAEGWRQALEAVGVTPPAPSGKGWDAQAGYEAGKKLAPNRDVTAILCGNDDLALGVLRALRHAGRRVPEDVSVIGFDDAPHSGFVTPSLTTVRMDFHGLGRAAFGLLRAQLDTDQQASEQARLPTPMPVEPALVLRESSGRRDT; encoded by the coding sequence ATGCATGTGACCGGTCACACAAGCTCCGGCGGCCACTGCGGCCCCCAGCAGGGGCCGCAGAAGGCCGCGAGCATCCGCGATGTCGCGCAGGCGGCAGGCGTCTCCTACCAGACCGTTTCGAGGGTCATCAACGGCCACCCGAACGTCAGGGAGGAGACCCGCAAGCGGGTCGACGCGGCCATCCAGGCCCTGGGATTCAGGCGCAACGCCACCGCGTTCGCGCTGGCCAGCGGAGTGACCCGGTCGGTCACCGTCCTCACCTCCAACACCGTCCTCTACGGCTACGCAGCCACCCTGCAGGGCCTGGAGGAGGCGTCCCGCGCCGCCGGATACGCGCTCGGCGTCCGGGTCGTGACACCCGAGGACGACCTGGACCGCACGATCGCCGCGGCCGCCGACACCGGTGGCGGCGTGGTGGTCATCGGCTTCGACCGCCTCGGTGCGGCCGCCCTGGACCACGTACCGGCGCACGTGCCGTGTGCGGCGGTGGTCGAAGCGCCGCCGCCGGGCCGCACACCGGACCGTCCGGCGGTGTGGGCCGACGACCGCGAGGCGGCGCGTGCCGCCACCGAGCACCTGCTGACGCTCGGGCACGAAACGGTCCACTACGTGGCGATTCCGGCCTCGACCGGGACCCGGCACCTGGCGGGACCCCGCGCCGAGGGCTGGCGCCAGGCGCTGGAAGCGGTCGGCGTCACCCCTCCCGCGCCGTCCGGCAAGGGCTGGGACGCCCAGGCCGGATACGAGGCCGGGAAGAAGCTCGCCCCGAACCGGGACGTCACCGCGATCCTGTGCGGCAACGACGACCTGGCGCTGGGTGTCCTGCGGGCCCTGCGTCACGCGGGCCGGCGGGTTCCGGAGGACGTCAGCGTCATCGGCTTCGACGACGCCCCGCACTCCGGTTTCGTCACACCGTCCCTCACCACGGTCCGCATGGACTTCCACGGGCTGGGCCGCGCCGCCTTCGGGCTACTGCGCGCCCAGCTCGACACCGACCAACAGGCTTCCGAGCAGGCGCGGTTGCCGACACCGATGCCGGTCGAACCCGCCCTCGTCCTCCGGGAGAGCTCAGGGCGACGAGACACCTGA